The following coding sequences are from one Ochotona princeps isolate mOchPri1 chromosome 8, mOchPri1.hap1, whole genome shotgun sequence window:
- the IAH1 gene encoding isoamyl acetate-hydrolyzing esterase 1 homolog isoform X3 has protein sequence MVRYLQSVGVPAERVVLITPPPLWEAAWERECLAKGCRLNRRNTVVGEYASACVRVAQDCGADVLDLWALMQKDGQDFSAYLSDGLHLSPKGNAFVFSHLWPLLERKVAPLPWLLPYWQDVAEAKPELSLLGAGEH, from the exons ATGGTGCGGTACCTGCAGTCCGTGGGCGTCCCTGCAGAGCGGGTTGTGCTCATCACACCGCCCccgctctgggaagcagcctgggaAAGGGAGTGCCTCGCCAAAG GTTGCAGGTTAAACCGCCGGAACACAGTTGTTGGTGAATACGCCAGCGCATGTGTACGCGTGGCTCAGGACTGTGGCGCTGATGTCCTTGACCTGTGGGCGCTGATGCAAAAGGACGGACAG GACTTCTCAGCCTACCTGTCAGATGGCCTGCATCTGTCTCCGAAGGGGAACGCCTTTGTGTTCTCCCACCTCTGGCCGCTGCTGGAGAGGAAGGTCgcccctctgccctggctgcttccaTACTGGCAGGACGTGGCTGAAGCCAAGCCAGAGCTCAGCCTGCTGGGTGCTGGCGAGCACTAG
- the IAH1 gene encoding isoamyl acetate-hydrolyzing esterase 1 homolog isoform X2 translates to MALREAASSGSSLLWPRLVLFGDSITQFSFQPGGWGAALADRLVRKCDVLNRGFSEENVKQHVPLDEFGANLESMVRYLQSVGVPAERVVLITPPPLWEAAWERECLAKGCRLNRRNTVVGEYASACVRVAQDCGADVLDLWALMQKDGQDFSAYLSDGLHLSPKGNAFVFSHLWPLLERKVAPLPWLLPYWQDVAEAKPELSLLGAGEH, encoded by the exons ATGGCGCTCCGGGAAGCGGCGTCCTCGGGGAGCTCGCTGCTGTGGCCGCGCCTGGTGCTCTTTGGGGACTCCATCACCCAG TTTTCCTTCCAGCCGGGCGGATGGGGAGCGGCGCTGGCTGACCGGCTGGTCAG AAAATGTGATGTCCTGAATCGTGGATTTTCAG AAGAGAACGTCAAGCAACATGTGCCCCTAGACGAGTTCGGGGCGAACCTGGAGAGCATGGTGCGGTACCTGCAGTCCGTGGGCGTCCCTGCAGAGCGGGTTGTGCTCATCACACCGCCCccgctctgggaagcagcctgggaAAGGGAGTGCCTCGCCAAAG GTTGCAGGTTAAACCGCCGGAACACAGTTGTTGGTGAATACGCCAGCGCATGTGTACGCGTGGCTCAGGACTGTGGCGCTGATGTCCTTGACCTGTGGGCGCTGATGCAAAAGGACGGACAG GACTTCTCAGCCTACCTGTCAGATGGCCTGCATCTGTCTCCGAAGGGGAACGCCTTTGTGTTCTCCCACCTCTGGCCGCTGCTGGAGAGGAAGGTCgcccctctgccctggctgcttccaTACTGGCAGGACGTGGCTGAAGCCAAGCCAGAGCTCAGCCTGCTGGGTGCTGGCGAGCACTAG
- the IAH1 gene encoding isoamyl acetate-hydrolyzing esterase 1 homolog isoform X1 — MALREAASSGSSLLWPRLVLFGDSITQFSFQPGGWGAALADRLVRKCDVLNRGFSGYNTRWAKIILPSLLRKESGFDSPVAVTIFFGANDSALKEENVKQHVPLDEFGANLESMVRYLQSVGVPAERVVLITPPPLWEAAWERECLAKGCRLNRRNTVVGEYASACVRVAQDCGADVLDLWALMQKDGQDFSAYLSDGLHLSPKGNAFVFSHLWPLLERKVAPLPWLLPYWQDVAEAKPELSLLGAGEH; from the exons ATGGCGCTCCGGGAAGCGGCGTCCTCGGGGAGCTCGCTGCTGTGGCCGCGCCTGGTGCTCTTTGGGGACTCCATCACCCAG TTTTCCTTCCAGCCGGGCGGATGGGGAGCGGCGCTGGCTGACCGGCTGGTCAG AAAATGTGATGTCCTGAATCGTGGATTTTCAGGTTACAATACCAGATGGGCCAAAATTATCCTTCCAAGTTTACTCAGGAAGGAGAGCGGTTTCGACAGCCCAGTAGCAGTTACAATTTTCTTTGGTGCCAATGACAGTGCCCTGAAAG AAGAGAACGTCAAGCAACATGTGCCCCTAGACGAGTTCGGGGCGAACCTGGAGAGCATGGTGCGGTACCTGCAGTCCGTGGGCGTCCCTGCAGAGCGGGTTGTGCTCATCACACCGCCCccgctctgggaagcagcctgggaAAGGGAGTGCCTCGCCAAAG GTTGCAGGTTAAACCGCCGGAACACAGTTGTTGGTGAATACGCCAGCGCATGTGTACGCGTGGCTCAGGACTGTGGCGCTGATGTCCTTGACCTGTGGGCGCTGATGCAAAAGGACGGACAG GACTTCTCAGCCTACCTGTCAGATGGCCTGCATCTGTCTCCGAAGGGGAACGCCTTTGTGTTCTCCCACCTCTGGCCGCTGCTGGAGAGGAAGGTCgcccctctgccctggctgcttccaTACTGGCAGGACGTGGCTGAAGCCAAGCCAGAGCTCAGCCTGCTGGGTGCTGGCGAGCACTAG